Proteins encoded within one genomic window of Streptomyces sp. NBC_01314:
- a CDS encoding NADP-dependent oxidoreductase, which yields MRAARFHEYGGAESLVIEQAPEPHPGLGEIRVRVAAASVNPIDWKLRSGALHQLIPLELPAIPGRDAAGVVDEIGDGVQGVSIGDRVFGLGGVTGATAELVILSAWAHAPDTWNDEQAAGAGLASVTAMRGLNALGSLARRTLLVEGAAGGVGSAAVEIAVAQGATVIGTASERNHEFLTSLGAVPTTYGPGLEQRLSALTPHGVDIALDTAASGSLDDLVAITGDPTRVATVADHAGGQRLGTHVVNADNDSTLLSAAAELGRQGRYTPRIEQSYPLERIADAHAHAERGRTRGKIVICI from the coding sequence ATGCGTGCAGCCCGCTTCCATGAATACGGCGGAGCGGAGAGCCTGGTGATCGAGCAGGCCCCCGAGCCCCACCCCGGACTTGGCGAGATACGTGTCCGGGTCGCGGCGGCCAGCGTCAATCCCATCGACTGGAAGCTGCGCTCCGGCGCCCTGCACCAGCTGATTCCCCTGGAGCTGCCCGCCATTCCAGGGCGCGACGCCGCCGGCGTGGTCGACGAAATCGGTGACGGAGTGCAGGGGGTGAGCATCGGCGACCGCGTTTTCGGGCTGGGCGGTGTCACCGGCGCAACCGCAGAGCTGGTCATCCTCTCGGCCTGGGCCCACGCCCCCGACACGTGGAACGATGAGCAGGCCGCGGGCGCCGGTCTCGCGTCCGTGACCGCGATGCGTGGCCTGAACGCGCTCGGCTCCCTCGCGAGACGCACCCTTCTCGTCGAGGGAGCCGCCGGAGGCGTGGGCAGCGCGGCAGTCGAGATCGCGGTGGCACAAGGTGCCACCGTGATCGGGACAGCCAGCGAACGCAACCACGAGTTCCTCACCTCTCTCGGCGCCGTTCCCACCACCTACGGCCCCGGCCTCGAGCAGCGCCTCTCCGCCCTCACTCCGCACGGCGTCGACATCGCGCTCGACACCGCGGCCTCCGGATCCCTGGACGACCTCGTCGCGATCACGGGCGACCCGACGCGCGTCGCGACCGTCGCCGACCACGCAGGCGGGCAGCGCCTGGGCACGCATGTGGTCAACGCGGACAACGACTCCACCCTCCTGTCCGCAGCCGCGGAACTGGGCCGGCAGGGCCGCTACACACCCCGTATCGAACAGAGCTACCCCCTGGAGCGGATCGCCGACGCCCACGCGCACGCCGAGCGCGGACGCACACGCGGAAAGATCGTGATCTGCATCTGA
- a CDS encoding winged helix-turn-helix transcriptional regulator produces MTQQPPLPPDLFDELCPSSLLPFRFGDKWAPLVLRCLEDGPRRYSELRVPLGRVTPKALTQSLRGLERNGFVSRTVHADPKLRVEYALTPLGRSTLEPLAAACRWATEHWDELLDAREGGSGGFSSIG; encoded by the coding sequence ATGACGCAACAGCCACCGCTGCCACCCGACTTGTTCGACGAGCTGTGCCCGTCCTCGCTGCTGCCTTTCCGCTTCGGTGACAAATGGGCACCCCTGGTCCTCCGCTGTCTGGAAGACGGCCCGCGCAGATACTCCGAACTCCGCGTGCCACTGGGCCGCGTCACCCCGAAGGCGCTCACCCAGTCGCTCCGCGGCTTGGAGCGGAACGGGTTCGTGTCACGCACGGTGCACGCCGACCCGAAACTGCGGGTGGAGTACGCGCTGACACCGCTGGGCCGCAGCACGCTGGAGCCGCTGGCCGCCGCGTGCCGATGGGCGACCGAGCACTGGGACGAGCTGCTCGACGCACGCGAGGGCGGCTCGGGCGGCTTCTCCTCCATCGGCTGA